The following nucleotide sequence is from Mesorhizobium sp. J8.
CATTTCCTGGGCCTGGTATGCGGGCGCCTGGCAGGCGGCGCTCGACGGCAAGAACGCGACGCCGGTGCCGAACTTCCAGTTCCACCACCAGCCCTTCAACTATTTCGCCGCCTATGCGCCGGGCACCGCCGCGCGGGCCGAGCATCTCAAGGATGGCGGCCTCGACGGCGTCGAGTTCATCAAGGCGATCGACGACGGCAAGCTGCCGGCCGTCACCTTCTACAAGCCACAGGGCAACCTCAACGAACATGCCGGCTATGCCGATGTGACCTCGGGCGACCAGCACCTGGCCGACCTCGTCGCGCATCTGGAGAAGAGCCCGCAATGGGCGCATATGCTGGTGGTCATCACCTATGACGAGAATGGCGGCTTCTGGGACCATGTCGCGCCGCCCAAGGCCGACCGCTGGGGCCCAGGCAACCGGATCCCGGCCTTCATCATCTCGCCCTATGCGAAGATGGGCATGGTCGACCACACGCAGTACGACACCACCTCGATCCTGCGCTTCATCACCAACCGTTATGACCTGCCGGTGCTGCCCGGCATCGTCGCCCGCGACAAGGCGCTGCGCAACAACGACCAGCCGCCGATGGGCGATCTGACGGCGGCGCTGGATCTGACGAAGTAGCGTTTCAGGACTTGGACTCCTCGCTCATGAAATGGGGAGAGGGGTCCGCGAAGCGGGCGGAGAGGGCGCCTTCGTAGAGGCGCTCCCCGTCTCGGCTTCGTCGAACCACCTTTCCCCATTGCATGGGGCGAGGAAACGCCATTCGCCTACGGCCTGCGTCGGCGATTGCCTCAGTGAATTCACGTCCGCTATTGATGCTCATCCCGATCGGACGGAGATTATACGATGGCGGAACTGAAGGTCAGAACCCGCAACGCCGGCGCGCTTGCCGTCTTGCCGCCGGGCGGCCTGCCCACGGTGACGACGCCCACCGGCGGCATGGTCGATGTCGTCACCCAGGTGAGTGCTCCGGGCTTCAGCCCACTCGACCTGCTCTATGCCTCCTCGGCCGCCTGCATGGTGCTCAGCGCCCGCATCGCCGCCACCCGCCTGGGTCTCGCCGACCGGCTCGGCGAGGTGAAGGCGGGGGTCACCGGCGACAAGGCGAAGGACGAGCCCTCGCGGGTCGAAACCTTCCACGTCAAACTGGAA
It contains:
- a CDS encoding OsmC family protein, with amino-acid sequence MAELKVRTRNAGALAVLPPGGLPTVTTPTGGMVDVVTQVSAPGFSPLDLLYASSAACMVLSARIAATRLGLADRLGEVKAGVTGDKAKDEPSRVETFHVKLEITGDLDTATKQRIIADAEDICTVSNTLRGAPALHATLG